The following proteins come from a genomic window of Candidatus Auribacterota bacterium:
- the tuf gene encoding elongation factor Tu (EF-Tu; promotes GTP-dependent binding of aminoacyl-tRNA to the A-site of ribosomes during protein biosynthesis; when the tRNA anticodon matches the mRNA codon, GTP hydrolysis results; the inactive EF-Tu-GDP leaves the ribosome and release of GDP is promoted by elongation factor Ts; many prokaryotes have two copies of the gene encoding EF-Tu): RHTPFFNGYRPQFYFRTTDVTGVMKLPAGVEMVMPGDNVGVECELIMPIAMEKGLRFAVREGGRTVGAGRVSEIVK, encoded by the coding sequence GGAGGCACACGCCGTTTTTCAACGGGTACCGGCCGCAATTTTATTTTCGGACGACGGACGTGACGGGTGTGATGAAGCTGCCGGCGGGAGTGGAGATGGTGATGCCGGGCGACAACGTGGGGGTGGAGTGCGAGCTGATCATGCCGATTGCGATGGAGAAGGGGTTGCGGTTTGCGGTGCGCGAGGGCGGGCGCACGGTGGGTGCGGGAAGGGTGTCGGAGATCGTTAAATAA
- the rpsJ gene encoding 30S ribosomal protein S10: protein MAKQRIRIRLKAYDHRVLDQSTEEIVETAKRTGAKICGPIPLPTEIERYTVLRSPHVDKKSREQFEIRTHKRLLDILDPTAKTVDELKKLNLPAGVDIKIKL from the coding sequence ATGGCAAAGCAGAGGATCAGGATCAGGCTCAAGGCGTACGACCACCGGGTGCTCGATCAGTCAACCGAGGAGATCGTTGAGACCGCGAAGAGGACGGGGGCCAAGATATGCGGCCCTATTCCGCTCCCGACGGAGATCGAGCGCTACACGGTATTGCGGTCGCCCCACGTGGACAAGAAATCGCGGGAGCAGTTTGAGATCCGCACGCACAAGAGGCTCCTGGATATTCTTGACCCGACGGCAAAAACCGTGGATGAGCTGAAGAAGCTCAACCTGCCTGCGGGCGTGGATATCAAGATAAAGCTCTAG
- the rplD gene encoding 50S ribosomal protein L4 gives MGTLKVVNDSGAVVGEVEVSEKLAQVRVNPQLLHDVIVGYQRNRRRGTASTLTRGEVRASGKKPWRQKGTGRARAGSVASPIWRGGGVTFGPQPRDFRRLIPRGLRERALEAVFADKLREGQVVVVERIPDTGGKTKKMARWLTQIDAQRKPLIVLGEPGVDVVRAARNIAGAAVARVESLSAWVLMAHGKLVVAKDVFNKLQERLG, from the coding sequence ATGGGTACACTGAAGGTGGTCAACGACAGCGGTGCGGTCGTGGGCGAGGTTGAGGTTTCAGAGAAGCTGGCGCAGGTTCGTGTCAACCCCCAGCTCCTCCACGACGTGATCGTCGGCTATCAGCGAAATCGGCGCCGGGGAACCGCCTCGACGCTCACCAGGGGTGAGGTGCGCGCCTCCGGCAAGAAGCCATGGCGGCAGAAGGGGACCGGCAGGGCGCGGGCGGGTTCCGTTGCGTCGCCCATCTGGCGCGGCGGGGGAGTCACCTTCGGTCCGCAGCCGCGGGATTTCAGGCGGCTGATACCCCGCGGCCTAAGGGAGCGGGCGCTTGAGGCCGTGTTCGCGGATAAGCTGCGGGAGGGACAGGTGGTGGTGGTGGAGCGCATTCCCGACACGGGGGGGAAGACGAAGAAGATGGCGCGCTGGCTCACGCAGATTGACGCGCAGAGGAAACCGCTCATTGTCCTTGGTGAGCCCGGCGTGGATGTGGTGCGTGCCGCGCGGAATATCGCGGGCGCCGCGGTGGCGCGGGTGGAGTCGCTGAGTGCCTGGGTGCTGATGGCCCATGGCAAGCTCGTCGTGGCAAAAGACGTATTCAACAAACTGCAGGAGCGGCTGGGATGA